The sequence GTATACTCTAACCCAAAACCAATATGTGTGCCAGCAAATAGAGACAGATAGAGCTGTTTTACAAAAGAACATATGAATAACTCCCCTCGACTGTCCCgtctttcatcttctcctcattTCTCCCTCCTGCTGTCTCCTCTACTCCGCTGGAAGACATTAACTCCTAACAGGATTAGATGTGTCTCTATCATGTGAGATTCAAGATCACAAACCAACCCGTGCCCCCCGGGGAGCGGTGGGATGGGACGGATGGAAAAAAGGCCTTGCCTCaccccctcctctgtctctatCACCCACCGCCCCCCCCATCCCAAAGGTATCCAGATGCTGGGACGTGGGGAGAGAAGaccagggagaggagggagacaaatGTTGACAAATGGAGCGAGAGAGGCGTTTTGTCCAAAGATATCAGTCTCACTGGGAGGACGTTTTCTCCACCCTCACTGTCATGAACTCCACTGTGGGCCACTTTGTTCGTCTTGTAATTAAAATTCGAAAAGTTCCTCTCCGCATATATCATAACAGGATATGCGGCGGCCTGTCAGAGGGAGTGGGCGGCTGGAGCAGGGCCGCAGCGGCGTAAAAAGCTGCTTGAAACTGATTTTGAGTCATCCTGACCTCAGTCCAAAGATCTCCCATTACTCCAAAGGCAGTTACAATTAGTTACCAACTCACTAGGTTTATGGTTCCTAAATTGAAATGTATGGCTCTTTAAAGCCTCCTCTCTAATTGTGTAGTCATTAATGGCCTATTTCATATCTACACTGCATTGACGGCCACATAAAAACTCACGATGATGGACGAGGAGCAGTTGTTTAAAGACACTGGGTTTTAGCCTACCCATGGTTCTGTCCCATCACCACTAGGAGGAGTAGTGTCCcgtggtggtgggtgggggggagaagaTGGATACCCACTCTCTCAAAGATGGCATGAAAGATTGATGGATTCCTTCAAGCTTCATTTTCCAGAAGTAGAAACATGCAAGGCGCTGAATTAGCCTACATTCAcatgacacgcacacacaatcacactacTTGCACGAACACAGAGGAAATGGTCTGCGTGTCATCGGGGCTGGAGCCCGAGTTTTAGAGACACTGAGATCATGAGTGGGGTTTAGACGATTCTGACCACACATCAGAAACGGCtcttttatctatttatatatatatatatatatatatatatatgtcctGCAAATCTAAATTTCCCTTCATGAAATTCTAGCAAGAGTATGtctatttttgatttatgtttgaAGATGAAGTCCATTTCTCAGTGAAGGGCTACACGGTTTTGGAAAGACAACCTGTCTTTTGAGTCACATTTTATGTATAGAGCCTGGTACTGAACACaaagttatttattcatgtcTAACAAATATTTCACCCCTGCTGTCTTATAAAACCATGAGAGCTGAgatgcacaaaacacaacaaataacataaaaagCTAAATAGAATCAGCCTATAAAATACCATCCAAGTACAGGCTTTGAATGTAGAATATGAAATTTATGTGCGATCTGCATCATAGATCCAGGAGatattctttaacattgcaattGTAAAATTGTAGATTTCTCTGATAATTATGCATGACTCAAACATATGTGGGGGTTGAAATCGAGGAATGTTTGCAATTtcatgcagatccaaatacataTTTGCgtctagtggatttaaatgtggttccaTAAGGGTGTAGGTCTTTTTCAGCGGCTGCATGGTATGGGGACTGGTCGCCCTTGCTGGAGGTTTGCGCTCTACTAGGTTAAATTCAAGTTAAGACATGTAGCTACTAGCTTACTGAGAAGTAGAAGTAATTCTACTCTTTATGGTGGTGAAGGCATTAATAGTAAGGTCATCTGTGGGCAGCTTCTCCTTATTCGCTGCAGTTTCCCTGATAAAACTATGATAATAATGACTCGACCTTGAATAAGAAATGCAGAGAAAAGTTTTAACATGTTACATTCAAGTAAGACATATAAAGTGTTTCGTGTAAAAAGCTTGATAATGAACGATattgtcctttttctttcttttttaccatTGTGCATGTTATTATATAATGGAGAGAAAGCTTGTTATGAAAGCCTCAGGATGGGTCAGATGTCTCGAAGATCATTACCAACATCACCCTGAGCTCCAATTCCCCGGGGTGGAAGGAACAAACACAAGAGATGAAAGACAAAGATGAGGGAGCGCAGATAAATTCCGATGGAAAATAGGCCATGGTCCTGATGCCAAGAGTCAGAGgggagcagaggaacagaggagtgtgtacatgtgtacttTTTCATGCGGATGAATAGTCCATTTTTGGTTTTGCTGAGATACAATTGGCAGTGTgcaatgaaaaaatgtaactcttGATTGTTGGTGGATAATAATactgaatggggggggggggggggataattcATGGTCACAGACATTAATATGCTACACTCTTTATGACCGCCCTCTCCCACTGCCCCCATCCTCTTCTCACCCAGAGGGCTCATTATTGTCAGTGGAGAGGGGTTGATCTACGCAGACACTCATATGAGCGCCGTCCGAAGGCAttactgcacacagacacacacacacacaaacacacacacacacacaaacaaacacacacacactcccccagTGTGAATGATTAGGATCCTATCATAAACAGGAGGGGCAGGCTGTTAAACATGACTGCGAGGCAGGCCGCAcacaggcccccccccccgccacatcTCGCATTTGGTTCTTACATTCCCTTGCCGCACCGTTAACACTCATCCACCTTCACTCACATGTTGACccagacacacagatgcaccCAGACACATGACAACCCTCATATGCTGTTTGGAGGAAGTCCATTGAGCTACTTGGTGTTTTAAGCTGCCCCAATTATTCAAATGTGGGATGCACGACTGACCCCCGCACTGTGTAACATGGCAGTGAAGCAAACGTTAGATTATCTAATGGACGGGATCAAGGCAAGGCCGTTTTATTTATAACGCAGGTTTCATAGGCAGAGGTGGTGAACAGAGATATTAAGAACAAGACAGAGACAAATCAAGAGAAGAAATCTTTTTAAAATCAGTggagtttaaattattttaaatttaagagattaaaaacagaatGGCATGAAAGGGGTAGAGAGATCAATAGAggtagagagaaacacaaattataaatcaaatatGAGGGAGAGAATTAAAATAGTGCAAAGGGACTAAAAGCTGCCTCATGTTTAGATTCCTGGGTACCATCACAATCAATCCTGTGGCTGATTTACGATCGGGAcctaaaaatgtataaaaatacagaTGCCACTAAAAGTCACACCTTGTCCATCAGACGTGGAGCAGGAATTCATCTAAAAAGGGATTTGCATTCTGGGATGACACTCTGCAAGTGGAAACCATGCAAGACTCTGGTAACATATTTCAGCAAAGTCACCTAAACCTAAAGAAATGTTAAGGATTAAAAAACTAGCAAACAGGACGTTTTATGGCTCCTGCGGTTCTGAGAGTGTTGGAAGAAGGTCCTGCATTACAACAGAATAACACAGCCCACACATACATCGCCCTGTCCCTTGTTCCTAATGAGCTTTATCGCATTGGTCCCGCTTGACTTGCCTTGCTAACTGGCACACATATATCCATATGTTCCACATGAGCAGGCAGAGGGGACAGGCTGGGTGGCAGAGCTGCTTTCTCAGTTACATCTAAGAGTTTTACTGCCACAGCCAGCAGCAACAGCAAGTCAGCTTAACTGCATGTccgctgtgcgtgtgtgtagacTGCGATTAGTCATGAGAAGTGTTAACAGCATTTGCGTGTTCCTGATGTTCAGCGCATCGAAAACTTGAATACCGACTCGAAGACTTGGGGCGGCCTACACCCAAGACAAAGAAGCTGCCTTCAGTGTGGCCCGTGTGAAGCTTTAAACCCCATACAGCACATGTATACATGTATGAACTCAACACATGTTGTCGCCCGTCTCTCTCCTGACCTGCAATTAACCCATGAGGGTTTTGATGTCTATATCTCtttagagctgctttcagatgtgTCCTGAAATGTTCTGTAGAGGCTTTACGTGAGAACATAATTGTGGGAGTACTTCCAGAAATGTTCatagtgagtgagtgggggTCCAGACCCCGAGTTTGGGGACAGACGCTCTagagagaaacacatttaaaaagtcttaaatataaCTTAGCTGTTCAGTCATAGCTATCAAAACACGCCTGTGCTTCTCAGCCACCGAGGAGTTCTTCAGTGCTAgtctgaaacatttaaatttttaaagaaatgattagggcccgagcattgacaggcacagacagacagtgaggctctattgaaattgtaagggttatttgtttttaacaggcaaatgaattggatttttgagggctttaacatgctcaaattcccAACTCAAAAGTTGTGAAAATCTATGTACTCTGGACAAATTTTCAATGAGCGTGTTAAAAATGGttcaacgcccccccccccaccccgagaCCCCtggaacatgttcacattgaccgatctacGCACAAATCGATACAAATGTGTATCACGACCAGGCAAACAAGAAAGGTGCAATTtaaaaaacgcaacaggaagcctgctattttgtaTTCAGTGGCCAtgttggccatattccacatttttactttgaggtacttgtaccagggcttacatcagatctacttcaaattgagatgagtgtcatcacaacaagacaGAGATAAAAACTAACTCAAAGATTGATTTTtcatcacacggtgtgaccgtggcgtggcgtcaaagtttgattacagaCCAATAAAACACGATGTTCTATATCGCGGACATACATGGACCACGAATCCTTATTCATGGTGcattattaatttttttcaggcaaaaggcaaaacgcatgcaacgcttcaatgtgctcgggcccgctcagtgctgctttgcagtcctagacattttagaaattgtattttatagttGGTACTTTCAAGGGATGAGCAATCCTggttattattaaaaaaaaattcaggcaaattaattgttatttattattataatacattttttatttactttaataaaaaaaaagatttaccTCCTGCATCTCCTGCGCAGAAGCAGACTGCGCAGGATTTCATTTtctagggcccgagcactgacagacagcgaggccctattgaaattgtaagtattattattattacatattttaaattattttaccaaaatttgcagaaaatttgttgtatttcttttctatttttataaattatattatgttCTCTCAATACTGATGTTAagcagcttcacacacaaataaaaacaactttacttttactttaatcGTGACAAAACTCATGTACAGTGTGGAAAAGGAAACTTGTTTTTGCCTATTTGTGAAGTGGAAGATTCATGCAGCTGAGGTTTGGGTtaataaagaaacaagaaaaatgaGGAGGAAAATGGTTTTCAGTTACAAGAATTTGACTACACAGCTCTTTGCACCTGTCATATCAAATATCGATTTCAAActacaaaaaacataaaacaaaatgataaaagTTGAATTTCTGATGGTAAAAATCACCAGGTGAATATACCGTATATGTAATGTCCAATacagtggaaataaaaacattgtgttaaTCTGATACACAAGATGAACATAGATGTAACAAGAAAATGAGGAAACTTGTCTTCCCTCTCTTGTTATGTATTTCAGACATTAGAGtcaaagaaaatccaacatggAGTTAAACTGAACAGCTGTAAAGTAACAGAGCAAACGTTTGGCCCTAAGTAgatcaataaatacatttcaaaccATGAACAAAAatactaacaaacaaaaaaaactttcacaGGCTAAACTAAAACCAAACACGTGCAAAAACCATGCCGTCAAAGATCAGTTAGATTTATAGCATGAAACTaattcaaaataataacaataaggcaacaaaaaaaataatctgttttcagtgaaaaaaaaaaatctgtatttgaaCACTGTAATCCTGTAAGACACTCAGACTTTAAGTTCAGaagttatttttataaataaataaaaccagcatAATCGTTTCGGCTGTAGTTTCACATTAACGTTGCTGTTCCTGTATCTGACAATTCACGTAAAGCTCAGCATTCAGCTTTGACGGGTTTTACGAAAAGACTGTCTGCCCAGATTTCTGAGGCAGCGAAGCCGGCCTTGCGGCTGGAAGGCACCATCGATGGAGAGTAAGCTCTGCTCCTGAATGTCAGAAACCGAGTAGTCGACACAAACACCGAGACGGACTCCTAGTGGCAGGACAGAACTTCATCCTCCGCTTGTTTGAAATCTACAGTGTTGGTTTTAAAGTTCCGCACACTGACGTCCGTCCCTCTATTACCAGGAAACAATGGCGTGGTGGCAGTGGTGgtaggaggaggcaggagagtcTGTGATTCTGTCTCTAAAGACAAAGATGTTCAAGAACCCTTCTTACACAtacggacacacactcacacccacacacacagagctcagaGCTCGTCATGGTTCCTGGTGAGGTCTTCTCCATAGTTGGTGGCCTGACTTCCAACGAACATGTTCCAGTTCTCAATAATCTCTTCTTTGGTCAGCATCTGATCCTGAGAAGAGAAGACAAGCGAATCGCAAGATCAGTAAATGTTATAACAATATTTAATGTAGTGAAATATTTTGGCCAGAAGAAAAGACACAAGACTTGAGCTTGTTGATGAAGCTCAGTCACGTTGTACCTTGTCCTGATCCGACTCGTAGACCAGATGTCTGGCCTCAGCCTGGGCATGGTCGTAGTCTTGGGGCATGATCCATTGGCGGATCTCGTCCTGGTCCATTTTACCATCTTTGTTCAGGTCTCGGAAATCAGAAAACTGCTCCCGCTCAGTCTTGACCCACTCTGGCTCAGGACCCCCGTCCTCATGAGCAAACATGTCcgctgaaaaaacaaacacagctgtgATGTTAGCACAGGAGTGGAAAACTGGGTGGCGTTCCTCAAGGCTCCATTTTCGGGACTCTTTTAAGTAACTACATCTACAGGCTTACACGCCAGAATTCTACAAATGCTACAAATTCTGACGCCTTCACAGGTCTTGGTAAAACAACCTAAAAGACAGCTGCAGCTCATGCAGAATGTTGCAGCCACAGTCCTCACAAACACTGAGAAAGTGAAGCACAATACACCAGTTCTGAAATCACTGCATTGGCTTCCATTGGCTGTATACAGATGTGAGCCTTTCCAGCCAATGTGCAATCAGTGAACTCCAAACATGGAGAACTATTACTGATACCTGAGCTAAATGTCAAGAGTAATAAAACACATATGTCAATGAGATCATTCAGATTTTCGTTTCAATAAATTTGAAATAGAAAAGTTGCTTTTTTGCTTTATCATTATGACATGACCAAAGAAGGAAAAACCTAACTTAGACAGTTTTAGTATAAGACTGGAACACAACAAAACGTGAAGCAGTATCAATTCCTTCTAGATGCACTATGTATTTATCTCGTGCAGCTAAATACCACTGAATGGTTATATTGCTGTTATTTCcattactgtgtttttgtttgcttatttaaaatgtattagatTCACTTGAATTCATTGCTTGAACTCACCGATGTACTCGTCCTCATCCACATGGCCGTCGCCGTTCTTGTCAATGTCCCCCAGGGTCTCCTGCATTCACAAGGAGTTATTGGTGTCATTAAATGAAGACAAACGGGTTAACAACAGTGAAACTTTCTCTTTGAGcactaaaagacaaacaggttGCCCCAGGCAGAATGAGTGAATGTACGGGGGTCAACTAACAGACACCTTCTCATGTCGCAAAACTCTTTTAAGCCTCGCTCGATCGTTTTCTCTCCAACACCCTGGATGTGACAGTGTTTGAATTGAACTAAACGGTCACTTGATGGTCTGCAGTGTGAGCATTAGTTAACAACCCCACACTTGCATGTTTAGTTACTGTAGTGCATGTGGCGGTATCACATGCACGCAGCTACACAGATTCAAATCAGTGTATACATCCTGCAGGTGAGACAGCCTTTCTGAACCCTGCTGAATCATTAATGGACATAAAGCTTCTCTACTCTAATAGCGGGCGAATAATAAATAAGagcatccatccattttctataACCTGTGAAAGGTTGCGTGTAAACAAGACATTAAATATGGAAAAGCGATCGGCCACTGTAGATCTGTTAACACTGAGTGTCAGAGGTATTCTTTACTTTAGTGAGCTTGTGAGGGACATAATCACAGTGCTACATTCAAGGTCAGTCAGTAACATTCATGTCATAGTTTAAGACTAAGGCCAAGGCTATACAACATGTGTGCATTGTAAACTAAATTCATTTGGATAATAAATCATTATCAATTATATGGGTCATATTCAAATTGAATGTGGTGTGAAGCTGAGAAGTGGTTTGATACTGTTGTGAATGAAAGGGTTGACTGAGTCAATGGACAATGGTTGATTACTGGTGCAGTGGTCAGAACCGTGGCCTCACTTTGAGatttggtttgaatcctggtttgatctttctgtgtggagtttgcatgttctccctgcgTTTGTGTGGACTTGCTCTGGGTACTCTTGTTTCtaacacatgcagattgggatTACGTTTAATAAAGATGGTGGGAATATGAACGTGAGCGGTTGTTGGTCTATGTATTGTTCCTGTAATAGGCTGGCGACCTATATTTAGCCTATTTATGTCTTCTGGATGTTGTTCGCAGAAGGTCTGGAGTAAGTCCGCAGAAAAGTTGGagcctctcactcggacatacagcccctccggagaatgtccgtTCTCCAGagtccagtgtgtgtctgaaagcagcttgagatGGATGGATCGTTTACATGAAACATGGGAATTATCTGAACATATATGATGACAACCATTTgtcttgtgaaaacaaaaaccttgTACCGTGAATGGCAAAATAAAACGTGGTGTTTTTTGTACACCTGAGGGTAATGATTGGAATGGTAAGCAGTGTATTTTAAAGTGTACAACGTGCTGTAGAGGAGGTTTCTGGCctctgaaagcagcagcagcagagatcagCAGGAAAAACTGTGACGCTGGACATTTCCACAGAGCGTCCTCTTATGTGAATGAGAGTGTAGGTGTAGAGTTGGCGTCTCTGAGGTGGCCTCACGTTCCTCCCTCTAGGAGCTCCATTAGTTATCGGTCCCATAATCATGTTCCACCAGAGCCATCAAGTGTCTCCTGAATTTTTCTCATACGACTACATGTGTGAAAGATAAAGAAGGGACCTAACCCCTTTCTCCCTATTGTGAGAAACTGAGCTGAATCCAGATTTACCAGAATCAGTGAAGACGCCTCAGGCGAAACCGTTCCCTCGTTCCCCACAACTGTTCCAACGCAGccaaatttatatttaaagagaGAGTCTTGAATAGGATAGTGGGACCATCCCTCTGGacgtgttccaaaaaaaaataatccagaaACTCAATGATTTCCAGACCCGGTTAACATTTCATTTGGGAGTCATCCAAACAAAGAACATAAATCTGAGAGGCCCAGGAAGATTAAAGACAAGGAACAAAACTCAGATTTGCTCCTGTAATGAAAGTAGATTCCTGACTAAACTTTCGCTTGACTGGATTTTAGTTTGTTCTCAGTGTTAATCGAAATGTCTGCATTTAGAGTGCCCTCTGAGGAATCTCCAGACACAACAAACACCAGCCTTATTACCCTGCCTCTTCCAATCACATTTAATTAAAGGGTGGTTACAAAGGGCTTACCAGAACCACTATATCCTTCATGTGTTCAAACTCCTCCGGGTGGAGAAAGGCTGTGAACTCCTCTTTGTCGGCCACCAGGTCCCCGTTCAGATCCGCCGTTTTAAACCTCCTCTCGTCACGAGGAAGCATCTTCTTGAAGCTGAACTGGTCCGTGGATTCCTCAAAGTCCTCCGGGTTGGCTGAGAGGGGGAATTAAAACCAGGTTACTGTGGCGCCTGCAAACGCTATACTTATAAACTGTACTTTTAAAGAAATGGCTCCTTACACAGGTAGTATCCGTACGTGGCTTGCTTGTACTCATCCCATGAAACCTTGTTGTCCTTGTTCAGGTCGTAGTCTGTCCACACCTTTGCCACGTTCTCGTACACATATCGCTTCTGCACACGCTTTATCCACGCCTTCAGCTCGTCTGTGGTGATGTAGCCATCGGCGTCGCCGTCTATCCGCTCCACAATTTTTCTGCGAGacaaggaaagaaaggaaacgCCTCGTTGATGGCACTTTGTCTTATGTTCACAGAGAAGTCAAGTCTGGGGTGGCTGTAAAGCTCATCCTCTAACCAGGTCAGTAGTTAAATCCCCAGCTCC comes from Platichthys flesus chromosome 1, fPlaFle2.1, whole genome shotgun sequence and encodes:
- the rcn1 gene encoding reticulocalbin-1; translation: MDAPGFVCALLLCTVAAVHGKPTLRKDRVIFQDPELLRQAHEDNKSFQYDHEAFLGKDEAKTFDQLTPEESKDRLGKIVERIDGDADGYITTDELKAWIKRVQKRYVYENVAKVWTDYDLNKDNKVSWDEYKQATYGYYLSNPEDFEESTDQFSFKKMLPRDERRFKTADLNGDLVADKEEFTAFLHPEEFEHMKDIVVLETLGDIDKNGDGHVDEDEYIADMFAHEDGGPEPEWVKTEREQFSDFRDLNKDGKMDQDEIRQWIMPQDYDHAQAEARHLVYESDQDKDQMLTKEEIIENWNMFVGSQATNYGEDLTRNHDEL